A stretch of the Campylobacter sp. 19-13652 genome encodes the following:
- a CDS encoding AraC family transcriptional regulator, whose translation MSEILRSAKSQLEAAFSGNGLIQTPIKWLSVYKFDADTAFSGVYEPSLCVILSGSKSVQMGASQAVSYACGDVLFVATHLPSLVRINAPYLALKITPSPQAIASVLTRVKLDLPASQSQNAVVKTELTDELISAVSRLVGSLKKDAAARDFLAQLVLDEIIFILLNSQASSLLKSVFAMGGVEAKIARASKIISSEYANKIDLARLSRELDMSQSSFNSHFKRITTLTPAEFLKRTRLLNAKELLKSQRLRASDVAFMVGYNSPSHFSREYAKMFGATPMGDA comes from the coding sequence ATGAGTGAGATTTTACGCAGCGCTAAAAGCCAGCTTGAAGCCGCTTTTAGTGGCAATGGGCTAATACAAACGCCAATAAAGTGGCTTAGCGTGTATAAATTTGACGCCGACACCGCTTTTAGCGGAGTGTATGAGCCGTCGCTTTGTGTGATACTAAGTGGGAGCAAGTCCGTGCAGATGGGTGCTTCGCAGGCGGTTAGCTACGCTTGCGGCGATGTGCTTTTTGTCGCTACGCACCTGCCCTCGCTCGTGCGCATAAACGCCCCATATCTAGCGCTAAAAATCACCCCCAGCCCCCAAGCCATAGCCAGCGTGCTAACTAGGGTAAAGCTAGACTTGCCAGCTAGCCAAAGCCAAAATGCCGTCGTTAAAACCGAGCTTACAGACGAGCTTATTAGCGCGGTATCTAGGCTTGTTGGCTCGCTTAAAAAGGACGCCGCGGCTAGGGATTTTCTAGCTCAGCTTGTGCTTGATGAGATTATTTTTATCCTGCTAAATAGCCAGGCTAGCTCGCTTTTAAAGAGCGTTTTTGCAATGGGCGGCGTGGAGGCAAAAATCGCAAGGGCTAGCAAGATAATAAGCAGCGAGTACGCCAACAAAATCGACCTAGCTAGGCTTTCAAGGGAGCTTGATATGAGCCAGTCAAGCTTTAACTCACACTTTAAGCGTATCACCACGCTTACGCCTGCTGAGTTTTTAAAACGCACCAGGCTTTTAAACGCCAAAGAGCTGCTAAAATCGCAACGCCTAAGGGCAAGCGACGTGGCGTTTATGGTGGGGTATAATAGCCCGTCGCACTTTAGCAGGGAGTATGCTAAAATGTTTGGCGCTACGCCTATGGGGGACGCTTAA
- a CDS encoding YciI family protein, producing MYIISIKIKAELLDEQRAAELLAAHRQWFTSHFQAGDFLLLGPYLDEQNAGVIIAKAPSRAALDEIIAGDVYYPELAEYEVREFRAAMAVSGLNE from the coding sequence GTGTATATCATTAGCATTAAAATCAAAGCTGAGCTTTTAGACGAACAAAGGGCGGCGGAGCTTTTGGCGGCTCATAGGCAGTGGTTTACTAGCCATTTTCAGGCTGGGGATTTTCTGCTTTTAGGGCCTTACCTAGACGAGCAAAACGCAGGCGTGATAATCGCCAAAGCCCCAAGCAGGGCAGCACTTGATGAGATTATCGCAGGTGATGTTTATTATCCAGAGCTAGCTGAGTATGAAGTCAGGGAGTTTCGCGCGGCGATGGCGGTAAGTGGGCTTAATGAGTGA